DNA sequence from the Corynebacterium yudongzhengii genome:
GCTTGACGGAAAGACCCGGGTCTTCCTGCTTGACCTCTTCGTCGTGGTTCAGCGGGGCGTACCCGTCGATCTTCCACTGGCCCTCCGGCTTGGGTTTCCGGGCGGGACGCTTCTTGGCGGAGCGCTCGCTTTTCGTGGTGGTGCTCATGTAGTGATGCTCCTTACCCGATTCGCGGGTGTGATCAACGAACTGTCGGAATGTTCGATCAACCGTAGCGTACTGATCGGTCTATGTCTCATTGTTCGGTCGTTCTCCCGGCGGGATTCGCTTGTCGACGGGCCACCTTTTACGTTTCTAGCTGGGATTTTAGGAGAACAATTCTTTAAGAATATATTTCTTACACTTTCCCGCAGGGGTACTGCGATGAATATAATCACCCCCGTAGGATGACAATTGACCCCTGAACCCCGTAGCTTTCCAGACCATGCGGTCTACAGATATGGACCGACCTGTACGCAACCCACGAGAAAAGGCCCTGATATCGATGAGCGATACTTCGCAGCCCCACTCCGATTCCGCCGACGCCCCCGCCGCTGAGCGCCGTCGCCTGCGGGTCGCCGTGATCGGCGCCGGCCCGGCCGGCATCTACGCATCGGACCTCCTGATCAACAACCAGGATCATGACGTCCAGGTGGATCTGTTCGAGAAGATGCCGGCGCCGTTCGGCCTGATCCGCTACGGCGTGGCCCCCGACCACCCGCGCATCAAGGGCATCGTCAAGAGCCTGCACCGGGTGCTCGACAAGGAGGGTATCCGGCTGATCGCCAACGTCGAGATCGGCAAGGACATCACCCTCGACGAGCTGCAGGACTACTACGACGCGGTGGTTATCTCCACCGGCGCGACCAAGGACCGCGACTTCGACCTGCCCGGCGCCGACGCCGAGGGCGTGCACGGCGCCGCCGAGTTCGTCGGTTTCTACGACGGCAACCCCCTCTTCGAACGCGACTGGGACTTAAGCGCCAAGAACGTCGCGGTGATCGGCGTCGGCAACGTCGGCCTGGATGCCTCCCGCATCCTGGCCAAGAGCGCCGAGGAGCTGCACGTCACGGAGATCCCCGACAACGTCTACGAAGCCTTAAAGCGCAACCAGGCCGAGAAGATCCACGTCTTCGGCCGCCGCGGCCCCGCCCAGACCAAGTTCACCCCGCAGGAGCTCAAGGAGCTCGACCACTCGGAGAACGTCCACGTCATCGTCGACCCCGAGGACATCGACTACGACGAGGCCTCCGAGACCGCCCGCGCGAACGCGAAGGCCACCGACCAGGTCTGCCAGATCCTCGAGGGCTACGCCATGCGCGACGAAGATCCCTCCAAGCGCACCCTGCAGATCCACCTGTTCGAAAGCCCCGTCGAGGTCCTCACCAACGACGGCAAGGTCGTCGGCCTGCGCACCGAGCGCACCGAGCTCGACGGCACCGGCCAGGTCCGCGGCACCGGCACCACCACCGATTGGCCCGTCGAGGCCATCTACACCGCCATCGGCTACCGCTCCGATGTGCTGCCGGGCCTGCCTTTCGACGACCAGCTCGGCGTCATCCCCAACGACGGCGGCCACGTGCTCGCCAACGCCGGCGGCGAGGCCATTACCGGCGTGTATGTCACCGGCTGGATCAAGCGCGGACCGATCGGGTTGATCGGCAACACCAAGTCGGATGCGAAGCAGACGACGGACATGCTGTTCGCGGACGTCGCTAAGCTCAGCACCCCCGAGCACAGCGACCCGGACGCGATCCTGGCGCTGCTGGAGAGCCGCGACGTCACCGTGACCACCTGGGACGGCTGGTACCGCCTCGACGAGGCGGAGCGCGCCGCCGGCGAGGCCGAGGGCCGCGAGCGCAAGAAGTTCGTCGAGTGGGACGAGATGGTCGACGCCGCGACCGCGCAGTAGCGATCGCGGCCTAAGGTAGACGAGAACACTACACCCCTACTCGGCGGCGACGCGGAAGGAATGTGACCGATGCCTTATCCCGCATCCGAGGCGGTCTCCGGGGCCACCCTCACGATCGGCGTGATCGGCCTAGTGATCGCGATCCCGGCGTTCGCGCTGTTCTTGTTCGGCGCGTGGAAGATCTACCGGCTCATCTCCTCCGGCCAGCCCACCTATGGGCGCACCGATCAGCTGGGCCGCCGCCTAGGCCGCGTGTTCGCCGAGGTCTTCGGGCATACCCGCTTCTGGAAGAAACACCCCGCCGTCGGCATCGCCCACTTGGCGGTCATGCTGGGCTTCCTCATGGGCGTGGTGGTCTGGTTCGAATCGGTCATCCAGACGTTCAACCCGGCCGCAGGTTGGCCGCTGCTCTCCGGCTGGGCGGGCTATCACCTCGTCGAGGAGATCCTTGCGCTCGGCACGGTGATCGGCATCGCCGTGCTCATCAGCATCCGCCTGCGTCACGGCGATAGCGAGCGCTCCTCGCGCTTTTATCACTCGAATAGGCTATCCGCCCACGTCATCGAGGCCG
Encoded proteins:
- a CDS encoding FAD-dependent oxidoreductase, translated to MSDTSQPHSDSADAPAAERRRLRVAVIGAGPAGIYASDLLINNQDHDVQVDLFEKMPAPFGLIRYGVAPDHPRIKGIVKSLHRVLDKEGIRLIANVEIGKDITLDELQDYYDAVVISTGATKDRDFDLPGADAEGVHGAAEFVGFYDGNPLFERDWDLSAKNVAVIGVGNVGLDASRILAKSAEELHVTEIPDNVYEALKRNQAEKIHVFGRRGPAQTKFTPQELKELDHSENVHVIVDPEDIDYDEASETARANAKATDQVCQILEGYAMRDEDPSKRTLQIHLFESPVEVLTNDGKVVGLRTERTELDGTGQVRGTGTTTDWPVEAIYTAIGYRSDVLPGLPFDDQLGVIPNDGGHVLANAGGEAITGVYVTGWIKRGPIGLIGNTKSDAKQTTDMLFADVAKLSTPEHSDPDAILALLESRDVTVTTWDGWYRLDEAERAAGEAEGRERKKFVEWDEMVDAATAQ